AAAGTCCCTAAAATAGCTAAAAATGAATTCTGTAAAAATTACACAGAATAAATTAGTAGAGAAATGTGACAACAGGAGGACATCAGGAAAGGAACCGATAGGtctgaataaatataacattcatACAATAtactttccttttatttatagatatacgtttgtggtaaaaaaaaaaaaaaaaaaaaaaaacaacaactagtAAATACATCTATACTATAAGAAAAACGGTTAAAGGTTGAAAAATCTAGATTGGATTAGTAGATTGgattagattattagattagattattagattagattattagattagattagattattagattagattagattattagattagattattagattagattagattagattagattattagattagattattagattagattagattagattattagattagattattagattagattcgattagattattagattagattagattattagattagattattagattagattagattagattattagattagattattagattagattagattagattattagattagattattagattagattagattagattattagattagattattagattagattagattattagattagattattagattagattagattagattagatatgTCATGCCTACTTTCCCAGACTTAGTTTACTATCTGCTTCTGGTCATACAGGCCATGGTGCAGACGGCAGACAATCTTTTGAGCTTGAAGGCTTTGGACTCGTGGCAGGACATGAACATGACAGATCAGTCTCACACAGCCACCATGCTGCTGGACGTGATGGAGAAAGGCTCGTTCCTGCTGGCCAACAACCTCTATGAGGGGCGATTTAGCGAGCGTGCACCCAATATCGGTGAGATAGAAATATATGCAGAAGAATCGGTGTCTGTAGACATGAAGAAGCTTGCTGTACTTACACATCTGTGTGATGTATTAGATCTGGAGGTATATGTCCTGAACGCTGATACAGAGATCGGAGATCTGCACTTCCCACACTCCTACGACAGTGACAGCACCATCCATCTCTCTGCAGCTACCATCAAACAGTACAGCCGTAACGGTAAGCggctctttttatttcttatattacatttaagACCTGACCTGCAGAGTGAACAGTACAATGATCTCATTGTAGAGCTTTAACAAGCGCATGATGGTCATGAACGTTTGGCCACAGCAGCATCAGAATGTGCTTTATGACCTTCTGGTGCTGCAGTAAAGTGTCCATAGCAGCATACGGTGAGGCCTACAAGCTGACCTCATGTAGTTTGTGTGACATTTCTGCTGAAAAGAAATGCAGTAGAAactaggggcagtggtggctcaactggggcagtggtggctcaactggggcagtggtggctcttGAGAAactaggggcagtggtggccctgctgggcccttgagcaagaccctcaaccctccctgctccaggggtgctgtatcatagctgcccctgcactctgaccccaccCTCCTCAGtaggggtatgtgaagaaaagaattccactgcgctgtgatgtatatgtggtgatgcCTTTCTCCAGCAGAACCCATGTATGAAATCTGATCAGGAGTTTGCTGGAGACGTTTCATAATGCCAGGTGTTAATGGGGCCCGAGAGACACATCCAGGAACCACAACAAAGCTGGAAACACATCGTAACTGACAGAATATACAGACAAGGCTTCACGGTGAATGGATGTTCTTTTGAAGAAAACGACATGCTGCCCCTTCAGTACATTACTGACAAAGCAATGAGAATGTGAACAGATTGATGGCAGGATTGAGATCTCTGTACGATTGCAGCCTGTGTAACTGATGATGTTCTGTCATCACTTTCATTTTCTCCTGTAAGAATGTTGACTGATTATCATCAACAGCGCCGTGAATTTGTTCACGACAAATTACAAACAACTGAGATGTTAATATCGAGTCCTGATGATTCTTCATCACTCCAGCTTGTTTACGTGTGACTGAACCCTGTGTGTTTGGGTTCACAGGTCAGGTCAAGGTGGTGTTTGCTCTTTATAAGAATCTCGGCCCGTTCATGTCCACCCAAAACGCAACAGTGAAGACGGAGATGGAGCTAAAGTCGGGAGGTCGGACTCTGGCCGTTAATTCCCATGTGATCTCTGCCTCCATGAATAAAGAATCCAGCCGAGTGTTTTTGACTGAACCTGTTAACTTCACACTGAGACACCTACAGGTACACACCTCTCTCCTGTTCCCGTTAATGTAAGGTTTTAGCCCTTAAGGCAGTGCGACGTGTGGTTTGTACTTTtctgctaaccctaaccctaaccatggTGTTGCTGCAGCTAGAGAATCACTTTGGGCCGAACTGTTCGTTCTGGAACTACTCGGAGCGCTCGATGACGGGTCAGTGGTCTTCTCAGGGCTGCAGACTGGTGTAcagtaacaacacacacaccacctgctcCTGCTCACATCTCACCAATTTCGCTCTGCTCATGAGCCGACAGACAGCCACTGtgagtttctcacacacacacacacacacacacacagccttcgCTCCACTTTTCATCCTACTAATATATTTCCTCTTTTGCCCCCTTGCCCCGTGTCTCAGTACACGGATGGCGTGCAGGCCCTTATCCTGTTTGTCGTATCCTGGGTGGGCATGGTGATTTCACTAGTGTGTTTGGCTCTGTGTATCTCCACTTTCTGCTGCATAAAGGGTGTGCAAAGTGAACGCACCACCATCCACAAGAACCTGTGCCTCACACTCTTCATCTCCCaactcctcttcctcatcagcATGGAAAGGACCCATTACACCGTAAGTACAGACAATCCCCAAATCCCCAGATGTGACGACCGTAGCACAAGGAGCTTGTTGTGGTGTTAATCCAGTGCTAACAATGCAACATCTAAGTATGCTTAATGAAGAGGACTTGATTTGAATGTGTTTCTGGAGGGAAATGGTGGTCTGTTGTCTTCTCCCTTTCAATCACAATGACGCTAGCCAGTCGTAGCCCTGTGTGGACTCGTGTATGTGAAACAGGGCAGGTGACATTGTGATACTGGAGTAAGGGGACAAAATGGCTGGAAGCTGCAttatgtgtttgtgcttgtttcTAGGTGGCCTGCCCGGTGCTCGCTGCTCTGCTGCACTTCTTCTTGCTCTCTGTATTTTGTTGGTTGTGTGTTGAAGCCGTTCAGCTCTACGTGTTACTGGTCGAAGTGTTCGAGAGTCCGTCCTCACGCAGGAAGTACTACTACATCGCTGCCTATGGCTTTCCTATGTTGGTAGTAGCCATCTCTGCCTCCATCGACTATACAGGGTACTCCAGCCCCACCAGGTATGATATTCTTATCATTCTAGGTCTCATTATGCTTAAGAGTTTGTGCACATTTTCACGTACATGTGAGTATTAACATGTTTGGTTCCATAGCTGCTGGCTGCGTGTGGATAACTACTTCATCTGGCTGTTTATTGGCCCTGTGTCTCTTGTTATCCTGGTAAGTTACAACTAAGCAGTAAGATAGCATTGAATTATCCAGATCATATTCCTCATATTCCTGTCTTTACCATTTAGCAGCGACTCCCCTCGACCGTACGTACCGTGTAGGTTTCTTCTACACGTACAAATCCATTGTACTCGGATTTATAAGCTTAAAATTTTGAgatctgtttgttgttttcttcatCGCATGTCATCTCTCACGTTCCACCTTTGACCCCTAGCTGAATCTGGTGATCCTAATGGTCACGGTGCACAGGATGATCCGCCATTCTAACCTGCTCAAGCCTGATTCCAGCCGCTTCGACAACATCAAGTAGGTCATCTCAGGGGTCGTTGGGGGTCATTGGGTGGGTAGAGGTTGGGGTTGGAGGCCAGATCAGGGGTATGGAGGGTCTGTATGTATAAAATGACACCATACACTGAGGGTCACATACTGTCTGTGGTAAAGTATTTCTGTCTCCTATGATTTCCTctatttttgcatatttgtcagatcctgaaatgtaaacaaagtaCAATTTTATatcatcattttatttactgaagGAAAACAGTTATGCGATACTGAGATCACATTCCCTCCTGAACAAAACCTTAAGACTGGGGAAACTGTGTTTGGTGCTGGTGGATCACACGCAGGTTGGAAGAACtgcttcaaaatgtcaaaagaaaacaaaggagcaagaaaaaaaaacccgcaACAGAACCTAAAGTGTCAAAAAAGGTCTCAGTAGTGAGAGAGAAGCCCCACCGTTCTTGTTGATAACTTCACACACTCATGATTGGAGGCTGGTGGGAGCTTCATGAAGGACATCCACTGTCTGGACCTGACGTCGGTTGTTGTAAACTTCCCTTTCTGTCCATCCCCTGAAATCCTCCAGAGGATTTAGATCAGAAGAACATGCAGGATGGTTGTAGAAGTGCAACATTATCGTCCTGGAAGAACTCCTTCATCAGACGGATGTTGTGAATTGCAGCGTTGTCCTGTTGAAATACTGAGTCATTACCACACAGACGAGGGCCCTCAGTCCAGAGGGTCCAACATGCCCACATAGCCAGCTGCCGTTTGACGACCTGCACAATCTCAAGCTCCATTTTCCCATTGAAGGAAAAAGCACCGCAGATCACTGGAAGCCATCAGGACCGTCCAGGTTACGTTATTCCGAGAATAAAACTTTCTTCCATCTTTCAGTGTCCCATGTTTTTTGCTCCCTTGCAAATTCCAAACAGTCAGGTTTGTGGTGTGGGAGGAGACGTGGCCTTCAAAGTTCTCCTTTAAGCTCTTCTCTCGCAGATGCCATCTTATGATCATTGGGCTGCAGTCATCATCAGTAATGGCCTTAATCTGGGTCGAGGTTCCGCTCGTGTCTTCACGGACAGACCGTCAGACCGGCCGGCATTTTTGGGTCTACCACCACTGTTTTACTGCGTCAACCCCAGCAGTGATGAGACGTTGCGAGAGCCCAGGATTTGCTTGTGCAGCACAACAATCTGCCACattcaaaaacagaaagctTTATTGCTTTAGCCATCAGGAGATCATGACAGTGCGACACTTTTCTGTGTACAGCTGCTTTTACTGAGCCACACTGGAGTGCTTTCACGCATGAGCTGCTTCTTTAAGGTCCTCACTAGACCTCTGAAAACCACGAGCTTGTTTTGAGCCGATCGAGGACATGATCTTGTGCATCGAAACTTTGTATTGCTGCATAACTCAGTTGTGCTTGGGCCAGTGACATGACATGCTCTGAATGCTGAACACCGCCACATTACCACCACCAGGAGTGACTGTCGCTATGATGCTTTTAATGTCCATTGCGTGTTAGCCTTagtctagaccaggggtcgcgACCCGCGTCTCCGGAGCCGCCAGTGGCCCTTTCATctctctgctgcggctccctgtagattttggaaaataaatatttaatttaaatttattttcttttttagctagttagtttttttaaaaatgtaattgtaaattctaagattatgatgctcttgtaactaaaataaaccatgtttaatttgtttgtcgctcaaaatacgcgtcataaccgccgacttgcgaaatccgacacagaagccGACGCGTTTTTGGTTCGCTGCAGCCGGAAAGTTACAgtgttgatgtcatgaatatgaAGACGACTCAAATAGACgctgaacattttattagaaagtaaccttcgacccagcgtcttttttgttaaggttagttcaaactgttcaaaatatttttgtttgcctgcagaaataaaatgtcgtttactctgtagcaggTCGTCGATGTCATAAATAcgacactacagttttttctacactttccataaaggtacaaaacgatatatgcagcgttCTCTTCagtttagatgtcaaaaggctTTTGTGGAAACGGGTCCTAATGGCTCTCtgggtgtttaaggttgccgccCCCTGGTCTAGAGGTAACAGGGCTCAAGACTTCAGAAAGCTTTAAACTCGTCAGTTTAAAGAGAACTTTGTCCCAAAAGACTGGAGGAATCAACAAGGAGAAAGTGAGCTACACCTTTAAGCTCGTCTCAGTTGCTCGTCTCCTTTCTAATGCTAGAAGCGTAATCGCTAACCTAATCTGAGGACGGCGGATCTTTAGATGCGTGTCTGGGTTCTCGAATTAACCCATTTTAGACTCACCAGGGCTGGCGGTAATAACACTGGGCTGTGTTTAGTCTATTACATTTAGTTCACTTGCTGATTtgcttcttctttctttctttctttctttcttcctttctcactCACTCCGGTATCTCTCAGGTGTTGGACGGTGTGTTCCGTGACTCTGCTCTTGTTGGTGACATTAACATGGATCTTTGGCCTCCTATTTATCAGTGAAAACAGCGCACTCATGGCctacctcttcacctcttttaaTGCTCTGCATGGTCTGTTTATCTTCATCTTTCACTGCGCACTGCAGAAGAAGGTACattgtgtatgttgtttttattacactCCTTATTACCCTTCATGAACATTTTACtagttttttacttttaaatatatcGAATAATACATCAGTGTGTCAGGTCATAATTGTAAAAGATGCACGGAATCTGATAAAAGCATTCGTCTAGACGTGCCTGCATTGATTCGGAGTCTGAGAGCATGCAGAAGGAAAGCTTCTTATAGCTTAATGATGGGTGATGGAAGCACTGGGTCCCAGCAGCATGTGGGAGATTTCCACCATGTTCATTTCCCGACAGCTTCAGGATCAGCCTCATTGACCTGGCGTGTGCTACCGAATGGCTCTAAACTAGCTGAGAGGGACTCGGTAGATACGTGTAACCTGTAGCACTACAAACACTCCTGCACAGAGCGCTCGTCACGACACGAtgattttatttagctttaaagGAAACGAGCCAGATTTAGATTAGAAAACGTGCCcatagcttattattattatacgaCTAATATGATTATGTTGTtgctgtaaatattattataaataaaaaaatgatagaaTTTGACATTGATTTTGCTCCAGGTTCAGAAGGAGTATGCTAAATGCTTCCGTCAGTCATCCTGCTGTGGTCACGCTGCGTCTGGTGGTTCTCATGGGTCCCTAAAGAGCTCAGCGCACCGTGGAAACAACCGATACTACAGCGGAGGCCAATCCAGACACAATCAGGTGCACAGACAGGTAACAGAACAACAAGCCAAATAACCAACACGGAATGTTTAACACCTAGAGATATTAacacataagtgtgtgtgtgtgtgtgtgtgtgtgtgtgtgtgtggacatcgTAACCCATGTTCgtctgtgtggatgtgtgtgttcagagtcgTATCCGGAGGATGTGGAATGACACAGTACGCAGGCAGACTGAGTCTTCCTTTATGGCTGACCTCAACAACACACCCACCCTCAACAGAGgtaacacatctgtctgtctctctgattaACTCCTCACACCACTTAGGAAACTGGACAGAAAACACCTAGTGAGTGTCACACGTCTCTGCGAGTCTCTTTATCCTATTCtttttttgccccttttccaccgaggcagttcaagtgcaggttcggagcctaatttagaaccagttctttctgtttcgaccgccaaagcactggctctgaaccaggaaaagtggttcttatgtagcaccaaaacgtcgctggtctagacttaagaaccgcttgtgtcaggagctgtgggcggggctgtaggcggggctactgttagcgcatttgataatgtaccttaagtatactaatgtttaatacacttttactttaccgcgatatgatacattatcagcacacatgatagtaggtagctacatgctaaggctaacttttttcgataaaataacgttaacgttctcgatcacaacctccgtttatacagattacacggagccgcacgtacacgtcggattcgccgcgtttgggtgttaatgtaggttcacaaagccatgagcattaacagtaaagtaacatctgccatcgttgtgtttgtgtttgtcgctgctgcgctaacgttgttgtgtaacgtgacacgtatacagtgacgtcacactcggcgctgtgacgctctctaaccgatggaaaggcaaaccggatcttagaaggttctccagtggaaccaactctgaaccagcacccggttctttttggtagAAAAGGGGTATAAGTGTCCTCAGTatcctctctttctccatcagTGTATAAAATCAGGCTAGAACGTATGTTTCGTTTGTTTTTCTACCTTATCGTTATCACACTGATAGCCGAGGCTTTGAACTTGATCATCTGTGAGATAAAACCAATGACCACGCGTATACACAAGCTTTATTCTCACATATTTTACAGGAACTAATCATCTTCTGGCCAACCCAGTATTGCAGACTCGCTCTGGTTCCTCACCTTATAACACACTGTTGGCTGAAACATTTAACCCTCCCTCACCCGCCGTCTTCAACTCCAccggtcagtgtgtgtgtgtgtgtgtgtgtgtgtgtgtgtgtgtgtgtgtgtgtgtgtgtgtgtgtgtgtgtgcgtttttgtgtgtgtgtgtgtgtgtgtgtgtgtgtctgtgtgggtgtgtgtctgtgtgggtgtgtgtgggtgtgtgtgtgtttgtgtgtgggggttgggtgtgtgtgtctgtgggtgtgtgtgtgtgtctgtgtgtgtgtgtctgtatgtgtgtgtgtgtctgtgtgtgtgtgtgtgtgtgtgtctgtgtgggtgcgtgtgtgtgtgtgtgtgtgtatgtgtggtctGTGGGTGGtggtctgtgtgttgtgtgggtgtgtgtgtgtgtgtggttggtggtgtgtgtgtgcttgtatgggTTGTgatgtctgtaagtgtgtgtctgtgtgggtgtggtgatgtgtggtcctgtgtgttttgtgtgggtgtgttgtgtgttgggtgtgtgtgtgtgttgtggtgtggtgtgtgtgtgtgtttgttttgtgtgtggtgtgtgtgggttgtgtttgttgtgtggtattgtgtgtgctgggtgatgtgtgtttgttgtgtgtggtgtgttgtgtgtgttgtgtgtgtgttgtgtgtgtggggtgtgttgtgtgtggggtgtgttgtgtgtgttgtgtgtggggtgtgttgtgtgtgtggtgtgtgtggtgtgttttgtgtgtggtgtgtggggtgtgttgtgtgtgtgtgtgtgtgtgtgtgtgtgtgtgtgtgtgtgtgtgtgtgtgtgtgtgtgtgtgtgtgtgtcctacatATACTCGGTTCTGAGTAATTGTATTTATATGGATTTactctgtcttttctttctgtccttcTATCTGTTCGTCTtgtgctctctcactctctctctctctctctctctctctctctctctctctctcactctctctcccactctctctcactctctcactctctctcactctctctctcctgatctGTCACTCTATCTCTCCACATTTGTCCTTTTTTCACTGCtcctctttctcgctctctgtctctatttccGTCTCTCTGATCTGCAGGAACCTTCAGAAATTCAAGTATGGAATCTTTGGTCTAACGTTTCTATCTCATGTGTTGATGTAGTTGTTTTTGTCTCCATGTCCAtctctgaacactgaacacGTTTAacgcatttattcattttttttatttgcatgagATCAGCCACGTTAAAATGATTTGGTTTGTAGCTCTTACTAGAATGTGAGTTTATGTTCGTCATGCTCATGAGCTACCACATCTCCATCGCTAACGCTAACATCTTGACATTAACATCAAGATGCTGGTGGACGTTTAAAACGTTGATGTTTTCACACTAATACAGTATTCTTGCCAAGAATTGTTGACCCAACATTTaatgtgattatttatatatatacatgataATATATTATCTCAGCCCACTATAATGATCACTATTATattacatcatactgtacacttgGGTTCAAAAACAGTCCTTGgtattacataatgtttttGTACCCACTGATAAacctcactgctgtgtgttacGGCTGATTTAACATTACTGTTGTTTCAGCTGATTGActgctttttttcttccatcCTGTAGAGGGCACTCTATCCCGGAGTCGTGAATCTTGTGGTCTGGAGCCTGTTCGTCTGAACGGGAACTACAATAACAGCTACTCGGTGCACGGTGGAAGTTCTGACCTCCTTGGCAGCGTCGCGGTGGGAGACGTCAGCCCTGCCCTTTTGACGCCGAGAGGTGCAGAGCCTCCGGGAGGTATGAGGAGGAACCTGTCAGATGCAGCAGCGCTGGAGAAGATGATCATCTCGGAGCTGGTGCAGAGCAATCTTCGTCCTGCTGCTGATCGCTACAGCAACAACCCGGATACAGAGGCGGAGCCACGGGAGTATGTAAGTGCAGGgatgggtcacagggagccacCCCAACGTCCTCTGCCCCGCCCACCGCCACCACCTCCACAGGATGAGGAAGAACCACTTTACAAGGCTTTGGAGAAGCCCCACCTTCCTGAAAAACCACGTGTTCCTGATAAACCCCATGTACCGGAGAAGCCACGCCTCTTGgagcacacacagtcagtgttcTATCAGAGTGAGGAGGATTCAGAAAGCTTTTCGGCTGAAATTACAGACAGCGTGGCTGGAGTCGGCCCTGactcctcctccctgtatgcacGAGACAGAGACTCTTCCTATCCTGACAGCAGCCCTGAGGGTTTGGGAACTGAATCTCGTTCAGCCCTGCCCCCTGATGAATTATACTTCAGCACAGGGAGACACGCCCACGTCTCTGCCTTCTACCAGCCCCCATCACGCCGGACCAATGAGGAGGGTCGGCTGGGGCTAGACTCCTCCCATGGAGAAGGTGATGGACAGATGCAGCTGGTGACGAGCCTGTGACTAGGGCGCTGGTGACCAGGACATGGAGATCTAGGGGAGGAAGAAGGAGGAGTggcattatcatcattatcatcccTTACCGTAGCACAGCACTACAGCACTCTAGTGTTTAGCTTAAAGGCTGTTATGTAAGAATATCTCTGGTGACGGAGCCGTAGTCGAACTGCAAAACCTTAACCGGATATTTCCAACTATGTTTAGTCGCTGACATCCGAATCCCAAAGTCAGTTCCGTTTCCACATCTCGAGCCAGGTTTGATCTGAAGCTTAGTGTCTGAGTGACGGTTTAGCGTTTTGTCCATGTTTGTCCTCCAGGTTACTCTAACCTTCATCACATACACAGTCATTAGCGGTATAACGTCATTAGTACTGCTGTGTGATGGAACGGTACACACCATACAGGGGTTAGACCTGATGGCACTCAGAGTTACGACCACTCTAAATTgatgaacgaacgaatgaattcATGAGAATTAATGGACGCTTCTTTGTCCACTGAGTTGATGCTTCAACTTTTTGCGTTCCAGAAGTTAGTGGGAATGAGATGGGAACCGGTGCGGAGGAAAACATAGGTACGGATATTCCACAAGCACAGTTATGTTCTCTAGCTAAACcatttaaatggataaaaacatAACTGATTATTTGCACAATTATGACCCGGGGTAGTGGTTGGTTTGGGGTATAATAAATAGGGACACCCTGAAAAAGCACATGTACCAAAAACCtgctggtgatggtgatgatgatgatgatgatgatgatgatgatgatgatgatgatgatgagaaggcaaagaaaacaataaagaagAAGATTACGATGGCTTCCTCCTCTGAGTCTCTGTCTCCTGGTCACCTCCACACCCACCCTGCTCATCTTCACTGCCATTCATCAACTCTCTCTTTTAGTCTCTctctatattgtatatttgtCCTTCAAaatatccatctgtctgtcactTCACATatttctgtctcattctctcgcTCAGCCTTCCTGtatcctatctctctctctctctctctctttctctctcagggtGGAGTGTTGGATTTGCGTCCTGGTTCTTATTTGATGTATTGTTCGTTTGTTCCCTTTCCTTCTGCCCTTTATAAAAGAATGTGACACCTTCTCCagagaaacagaacaaaaacttTTGACATTGccaaaaaaatcctttttaaagggagtgcacacacacacacacacacacacacacacacacacacacacacacacacacacaatgaactcCTTTATTGAAATCACAGTGTTCACACTGAAAGGCCTTCCCCGGAGGTCAGGGGTCAAATGTTAGTTATGGATCCAACATTGGACTGTTTGGTTCATTTTGCTGCAACCTGGTTGGACTTCTAGGCACCGTGGACCTCGGACATGTCCCAGGGGCCTCGGCCAATCAGCTTCTTTGGTTCAGAGACTAGCGCACAGCTCCGCC
This genomic window from Tachysurus fulvidraco isolate hzauxx_2018 chromosome 18, HZAU_PFXX_2.0, whole genome shotgun sequence contains:
- the LOC113646622 gene encoding adhesion G protein-coupled receptor L1-like isoform X4 → MAVSLWLLWMCAISLSTITPTEQALSRAAMPFGLMRRELACEGYPIELRCPGSDVIMIETANYGRTDDKICDADPFQMENVQCYQPDAFKIMSHRCNNRTQCVVVAGADVFPDPCPGTYKYLEIQYECVPYKVDQKVFVCPGALIGVLEASLVREAEHQSGAWCKDPLQAADRLYVMPWTPYRTDQLFEYASWNDYRQSRVTTTYKLPSRVDGTGFVVYDGALFYNKERTRNIVKYDLRTRIKSGEAIVTNANYHDTSPYRWGGKSDIDLAVDEHGLWVIYATEENNGRIVLSQVNPYTLRFEGTWQTGFEKRMASDAFVACGILYTVRSVYQDDDSEAGGDFILYAYDTRRERAEPVSIAFPNPYQHISSISYNPRDNQLYVWNNYNVIRYPLEFRPPQPTADPLSTPLLSSTTALSPVSSTVFLGFSPSPPISVTFNPAGSKNRIRPITVSVPVTLRPPRPPQGRTPMCEERVSRGVQWPKTPHGEYVQRPCPKGSLGLASYHCMADEVVWNPRGPDLSNCTSPWVNQVAQKIKSGENAAHIAAVLVNHTRGQVYAGDVTSSVRLMEQLLDILDFQLQALRPANKDSAARNYNKLQKRERTCRAFIQAMVQTADNLLSLKALDSWQDMNMTDQSHTATMLLDVMEKGSFLLANNLYEGRFSERAPNIDLEVYVLNADTEIGDLHFPHSYDSDSTIHLSAATIKQYSRNGQVKVVFALYKNLGPFMSTQNATVKTEMELKSGGRTLAVNSHVISASMNKESSRVFLTEPVNFTLRHLQLENHFGPNCSFWNYSERSMTGQWSSQGCRLVYSNNTHTTCSCSHLTNFALLMSRQTATYTDGVQALILFVVSWVGMVISLVCLALCISTFCCIKGVQSERTTIHKNLCLTLFISQLLFLISMERTHYTVACPVLAALLHFFLLSVFCWLCVEAVQLYVLLVEVFESPSSRRKYYYIAAYGFPMLVVAISASIDYTGYSSPTSCWLRVDNYFIWLFIGPVSLVILLNLVILMVTVHRMIRHSNLLKPDSSRFDNIKCWTVCSVTLLLLVTLTWIFGLLFISENSALMAYLFTSFNALHGLFIFIFHCALQKKVHCVQKEYAKCFRQSSCCGHAASGGSHGSLKSSAHRGNNRYYSGGQSRHNQVHRQSRIRRMWNDTVRRQTESSFMADLNNTPTLNRGTNHLLANPVLQTRSGSSPYNTLLAETFNPPSPAVFNSTEGTLSRSRESCGLEPVRLNGNYNNSYSVHGGSSDLLGSVAVGDVSPALLTPRGAEPPGGMRRNLSDAAALEKMIISELVQSNLRPAADRYSNNPDTEAEPREYVSAGMGHREPPQRPLPRPPPPPPQDEEEPLYKALEKPHLPEKPRVPDKPHVPEKPRLLEHTQSVFYQSEEDSESFSAEITDSVAGVGPDSSSLYARDRDSSYPDSSPEGLGTESRSALPPDELYFSTGRHAHVSAFYQPPSRRTNEEGRLGLDSSHGEGDGQMQLVTSL
- the LOC113646622 gene encoding adhesion G protein-coupled receptor L1-like isoform X5, which gives rise to MAVSLWLLWMCAISLSTITPTEQALSRAAMPFGLMRRELACEGYPIELRCPGSDVIMIETANYGRTDDKICDADPFQMENVQCYQPDAFKIMSHRCNNRTQCVVVAGADVFPDPCPGTYKYLEIQYECVPYKVDQKVFVCPGALIGVLEASLVREAEHQSGAWCKDPLQAADRLYVMPWTPYRTDQLFEYASWNDYRQSRVTTTYKLPSRVDGTGFVVYDGALFYNKERTRNIVKYDLRTRIKSGEAIVTNANYHDTSPYRWGGKSDIDLAVDEHGLWVIYATEENNGRIVLSQVNPYTLRFEGTWQTGFEKRMASDAFVACGILYTVRSVYQDDDSEAGGDFILYAYDTRRERAEPVSIAFPNPYQHISSISYNPRDNQLYVWNNYNVIRYPLEFRPPQPTADPLSTPLLSSTTALSPVSSTVFLGFSPSPPISVTFNPAGSKNRIRPITVSVPVTLRPPRPPQGRTPMCEERVSRGVQWPKTPHGEYVQRPCPKGSLGLASYHCMADEVVWNPRGPDLSNCTSPWVNQVAQKIKSGENAAHIAAVLVNHTRGQVYAGDVTSSVRLMEQLLDILDFQLQALRPANKDSAARNYNKLQKRERTCRAFIQAMVQTADNLLSLKALDSWQDMNMTDQSHTATMLLDVMEKGSFLLANNLYEGRFSERAPNIDLEVYVLNADTEIGDLHFPHSYDSDSTIHLSAATIKQYSRNGQVKVVFALYKNLGPFMSTQNATVKTEMELKSGGRTLAVNSHVISASMNKESSRVFLTEPVNFTLRHLQLENHFGPNCSFWNYSERSMTGQWSSQGCRLVYSNNTHTTCSCSHLTNFALLMSRQTATYTDGVQALILFVVSWVGMVISLVCLALCISTFCCIKGVQSERTTIHKNLCLTLFISQLLFLISMERTHYTVACPVLAALLHFFLLSVFCWLCVEAVQLYVLLVEVFESPSSRRKYYYIAAYGFPMLVVAISASIDYTGYSSPTSCWLRVDNYFIWLFIGPVSLVILLNLVILMVTVHRMIRHSNLLKPDSSRFDNIKCWTVCSVTLLLLVTLTWIFGLLFISENSALMAYLFTSFNALHGLFIFIFHCALQKKVHCVQKEYAKCFRQSSCCGHAASGGSHGSLKSSAHRGNNRYYSGGQSRHNQVHRQSRIRRMWNDTVRRQTESSFMADLNNTPTLNREGTLSRSRESCGLEPVRLNGNYNNSYSVHGGSSDLLGSVAVGDVSPALLTPRGAEPPGGMRRNLSDAAALEKMIISELVQSNLRPAADRYSNNPDTEAEPREYVSAGMGHREPPQRPLPRPPPPPPQDEEEPLYKALEKPHLPEKPRVPDKPHVPEKPRLLEHTQSVFYQSEEDSESFSAEITDSVAGVGPDSSSLYARDRDSSYPDSSPEGLGTESRSALPPDELYFSTGRHAHVSAFYQPPSRRTNEEGRLGLDSSHGEGDGQMQLVTSL